The region TTTTTACTGGAAGCTTTTGAGCTGCAAGACGTAACGCCTCTTTAGCAACTGACAAAGGAACTCCTCCAACTTCAAACATAATTCTTCCGGGTTTAACAACGGCAGCCCAATACTCAACTGCTCCTTTACCTTTACCCATACGTACCTCAAGAGGTTTCTTAGTAATTGGTTTGTCTGGAAATATTTTGATCCATAATTGTCCCTCTCTTTTCATGAAACGAGTTGCAGCGATACGCGCTGCCTCTATTTGACGAGAAGTTAAAAACATTCCATCTTCATGTACAGATTTAATACCAAACATTCCATTAGAAAGTTCATGCCCTCTATTAGAGTTCCCTTTCATTTTACCTTTTTGTACCTTACGGTATTTTGTTCTTTTAGGCTGTAACATTTTTCTTTAATTTAAAAATTACTTTCTTTTACGAGCGTCTGGTTTTCCACCTTTATTAAAGTTAGATTTGCCACGAGGAGCATCTCCACCTTTTCCGCCAGATTGTTTCTTATCCATTCCAGCAAGCGGAGAAAGATCTCTCTTTCCGTAAACTTCACCTTTCATGATCCACACTTTGATACCCATTCTACCATAAGTAGTATGCGCCTCAGCTAATGCATAATCAATATCGGCTCTGAAAGTTGATAGAGGAATCCTTCCTTCTTTGAAACCTTCTGAACGTGCCATCTCAGCTCCATTCAAACGACCAGAAATTAAAACTTTGATACCTTCAGCGTTCATACGCATAGAAGCAGCAATAGCCATTTTAATTGCACGTCTGTAAGAAATTCTGCTTTCAATTTGACGACAGATACTTGTTGCAACTAAATAAGCATCAAGTTCAGGTCTTTTGATTTCAAAGATGTTGATTTGAACCTCTTTGTCAGTAATTTTCTTAAGTTCTTCTTTTAACTTGTCTACCTCTTGTCCACCTTTTCCGATAATGATACCAGGTCTAGCAGTAGTGATAGTAACGGTTACAAGTTTCAAAGTTCTCTCGATGATTACTTTAGATACACTAGCTTTTGATAAACGAGCATGGATATACTTTCTGATTTTGTGATCTTCGGCAAGTTTATCACCATAATCATTTCCACCATACCAGTTTGAGTCCCATCCTCTGATGATACCAAGTCTATTTCCAATTGGATTTGTCTTTTGTCCCATCTTGTATTAAATTGCTTGTGTGTTATTAATAGATCCCAACACGATTGTTACGTGATTAGAACGTTTTCTAATTCTGTGTGCACGACCTTGTGGAGCTGGACGAAGTCTTTTCAACATCATTCCACCATCTACTCTGATCTCCTTAACAAATAAACCAGCTTCTTCTAAACTAGCTTCACTATTTTTTTGCTCCCAGTTGTTGATTGCAGATAATAATAGTTTTTCTAATTTTCTTGAAGCTTCTTTAGAACTAAATCTCAAGATGTTAAGTGCTCTTTCTACCTTCTGACCTCTTACCAAGTCCGCTACTAAGCGC is a window of Flavobacterium acetivorans DNA encoding:
- the rpsC gene encoding 30S ribosomal protein S3, with the translated sequence MGQKTNPIGNRLGIIRGWDSNWYGGNDYGDKLAEDHKIRKYIHARLSKASVSKVIIERTLKLVTVTITTARPGIIIGKGGQEVDKLKEELKKITDKEVQINIFEIKRPELDAYLVATSICRQIESRISYRRAIKMAIAASMRMNAEGIKVLISGRLNGAEMARSEGFKEGRIPLSTFRADIDYALAEAHTTYGRMGIKVWIMKGEVYGKRDLSPLAGMDKKQSGGKGGDAPRGKSNFNKGGKPDARKRK
- the rplV gene encoding 50S ribosomal protein L22 — encoded protein: MGVRKRETADARKEANKSIAFAKLNNCPTSPRKMRLVADLVRGQKVERALNILRFSSKEASRKLEKLLLSAINNWEQKNSEASLEEAGLFVKEIRVDGGMMLKRLRPAPQGRAHRIRKRSNHVTIVLGSINNTQAI
- the rplP gene encoding 50S ribosomal protein L16; amino-acid sequence: MLQPKRTKYRKVQKGKMKGNSNRGHELSNGMFGIKSVHEDGMFLTSRQIEAARIAATRFMKREGQLWIKIFPDKPITKKPLEVRMGKGKGAVEYWAAVVKPGRIMFEVGGVPLSVAKEALRLAAQKLPVKTKFVVARDFEA